One segment of Armatimonadota bacterium DNA contains the following:
- a CDS encoding phosphopantetheine-binding protein has translation MLDESTIREAARAVVQSMTGALVADDEALISSGLIDSLSILKLIGQLEERLNIAIPAAQLQPDDFENVDWIVDTVGRVGKAR, from the coding sequence ATGCTGGATGAGTCTACTATCCGTGAAGCAGCCCGGGCCGTTGTGCAGTCGATGACGGGCGCGTTGGTGGCTGACGACGAGGCGCTGATCTCATCGGGGCTGATCGACTCACTGTCGATTCTGAAGCTGATCGGGCAACTGGAAGAACGCCTGAACATCGCTATTCCGGCGGCGCAATTGCAGCCTGACGATTTTGAAAACGTGGACTGGATTGTGGACACGGTGGGGAGGGTGGGCAAGGCTCGATGA
- a CDS encoding MBOAT family O-acyltransferase: protein MQFNSYSYLVLLIPVTVLFWNLPVAWRKWYLLAVSAAFYASWSVTYAAIPYALIGMSWLVARRMIGASTEKDKSFWLTVGIAAVLAVLAFFKYRDFALVNMSMMLAALGAAPIHTTLQLALPLGISFYAFEAVSYLIDTRQGRVRDARFQDLALFVTFWPHMIAGPIVRVREFFPQIEKPKPFSTLLLVEGCDRLLWGLVQKNLIANNLAGWVSEGFLPQAAAANSTLDNWALTVGFGLQIYFDFASYSNMAIGASRLVGIVLPENFRFPYHAASPPDFWGRWHMTLSRWIRDYLFFPVNAKYKGAQGPLYLSLLGIMALVGLWHGAGWGFMLWGLFHGVYLALYRMWEHVTETRYPQWAKSAAWGWFWRVFILAGAMLAWVPFRSSSLGQTVTLLKSMLFSFRFHVSYSLNFYLTVALVSLFCMLEPWLCKQLRRRLVPQGAAAPWPVWNIALARPMIYAGALLLFLIFDDKDVQFIYFQF from the coding sequence ATGCAGTTCAACTCCTATTCCTACCTGGTCCTACTGATTCCGGTGACTGTTCTGTTCTGGAATCTTCCGGTGGCTTGGCGCAAGTGGTACCTGCTGGCCGTGAGCGCCGCTTTCTATGCCAGTTGGAGCGTCACGTACGCGGCCATTCCCTACGCGCTGATCGGGATGTCGTGGCTGGTGGCACGGCGTATGATTGGCGCGTCGACAGAGAAAGACAAATCGTTCTGGCTGACTGTGGGTATCGCGGCCGTGTTGGCGGTGCTGGCATTCTTCAAATACCGCGACTTCGCGCTGGTTAACATGAGCATGATGCTGGCGGCGTTGGGGGCGGCGCCGATCCACACGACGCTCCAGCTCGCGCTCCCGTTGGGCATCTCGTTTTACGCCTTTGAGGCGGTGAGCTATCTGATCGACACGCGCCAGGGCAGGGTGCGTGATGCGCGGTTCCAGGATCTAGCCCTGTTTGTGACATTCTGGCCGCACATGATCGCCGGACCGATTGTACGCGTCCGCGAGTTTTTCCCGCAGATTGAAAAGCCGAAGCCTTTCAGCACGTTGCTGTTGGTAGAGGGCTGCGACCGGCTGTTGTGGGGACTGGTGCAGAAGAACCTGATTGCGAACAACCTGGCCGGATGGGTCAGCGAGGGCTTTCTACCGCAGGCCGCGGCGGCCAACTCGACGCTGGACAATTGGGCTCTGACAGTGGGGTTCGGCCTGCAGATTTACTTCGATTTCGCATCCTATTCGAACATGGCGATCGGCGCATCCCGGCTGGTGGGCATCGTACTGCCGGAGAACTTCCGGTTCCCGTATCACGCAGCCAGTCCGCCTGATTTCTGGGGTCGCTGGCACATGACGCTGTCACGCTGGATTCGCGACTATCTGTTCTTCCCGGTGAATGCAAAGTACAAGGGCGCGCAGGGGCCGCTGTACTTGAGCTTGTTGGGGATTATGGCCTTGGTCGGGTTGTGGCACGGGGCGGGGTGGGGTTTTATGCTGTGGGGCCTGTTCCACGGCGTGTATCTCGCACTGTACCGGATGTGGGAACACGTGACTGAGACGCGTTACCCGCAGTGGGCGAAATCGGCCGCCTGGGGCTGGTTCTGGCGTGTGTTCATCCTGGCGGGTGCGATGCTGGCCTGGGTTCCGTTCCGGTCCAGTTCCCTGGGCCAGACGGTGACGCTGCTGAAGTCCATGCTCTTTTCGTTCCGGTTCCATGTCTCCTACAGCTTGAATTTCTACCTGACCGTTGCGTTGGTATCGCTGTTCTGCATGCTGGAGCCGTGGCTTTGCAAGCAGTTGCGGCGGCGGCTGGTGCCGCAGGGCGCCGCGGCGCCCTGGCCGGTCTGGAACATCGCCTTGGCCCGGCCCATGATCTACGCCGGCGCGCTGCTATTGTTTCTGATCTTCGACGATAAAGATGTGCAGTTCATCTACTTCCAGTTCTGA
- a CDS encoding AMP-binding protein, whose translation MTFRAELISRLEKNLHKVLLRIVLSPDLEKPVEFTGGMILEQARAAARRYAVVDKPGVVLLLLPHSLELFLLHLGLVLEGWLPAILPWPTSRMDPAKYQRNLLHQLRNLPAQQLITLPRLVSNLAAGLPFPATACTVPGCEALERAYEIPLPLESAGDGVKAGLDTQPPSDSLFLQFSGGTTGAQKAVVVTAPMMASQMDRLRDALGFDSSDGVASWLPMYHDMGLIACLWFPLWHGAASTQISASDWLLAPDLLFSYLDRYQATYCWLPNFAFSYLAGQRGRMNGPYRLGHVRGFVNCSEPVRARSMNAFADTFADWGVRRTAPQASYAMAENVFAVTQTPMGEEPRQTPRSGLRHAAKSYPPLAFDMLDETYVSSGAVLESMEVRIRGVNGDDCAEREPGEILIRSEALFSGYWGSQGFLTSSISADGWYSTGDYGFMEAGHLYVIGRLKDIVIVGGQNIFPEDVEAVVNALPGVYPGRVVAFGVVDEVNGTEALAVVAEMRGEWGAAAAKRMEREMQQGIMAAIGIAPRYTGAVPERWIVKSTAGKISRRDTRERFLTEKLRRQPQ comes from the coding sequence GTGACTTTTCGCGCTGAACTGATCAGCCGGCTGGAGAAGAACCTCCACAAGGTTCTTCTGCGGATAGTATTGTCACCGGACTTGGAGAAGCCCGTTGAGTTTACGGGCGGAATGATCCTGGAACAGGCGCGCGCCGCGGCCCGGCGTTATGCCGTGGTGGACAAGCCGGGGGTGGTGCTGTTGCTGCTGCCGCACTCCCTGGAGCTGTTTCTTCTGCATTTAGGCTTGGTGCTGGAAGGTTGGCTGCCGGCGATTCTCCCGTGGCCGACGAGCCGCATGGACCCGGCGAAGTATCAGCGCAACCTCCTGCATCAATTACGCAACCTGCCGGCGCAGCAACTGATCACGCTGCCCAGGCTGGTGAGCAATCTGGCGGCGGGCCTGCCGTTTCCGGCCACGGCATGCACGGTGCCAGGCTGCGAAGCTCTGGAGCGGGCGTACGAGATTCCGCTGCCGCTGGAGAGTGCCGGGGACGGTGTGAAGGCGGGGCTGGATACGCAGCCGCCATCTGATTCCCTGTTCCTGCAGTTTTCGGGCGGGACGACGGGCGCGCAAAAAGCGGTAGTCGTGACAGCTCCGATGATGGCATCGCAGATGGACCGGCTGCGCGATGCGTTGGGGTTCGACAGCTCCGATGGAGTAGCCTCCTGGCTGCCGATGTATCACGACATGGGGCTGATTGCGTGTCTCTGGTTTCCGCTGTGGCACGGGGCGGCGTCCACGCAGATCAGCGCCAGCGACTGGCTGCTGGCGCCGGATCTGCTGTTCTCCTACCTGGACCGTTACCAGGCGACCTATTGCTGGCTGCCGAATTTCGCGTTCTCCTATCTGGCTGGCCAGCGCGGGCGAATGAACGGGCCTTACCGGCTGGGGCACGTTCGTGGATTTGTGAACTGTTCCGAGCCAGTGAGGGCGCGTTCGATGAACGCTTTCGCCGACACATTCGCCGATTGGGGCGTGCGGCGAACGGCGCCGCAGGCATCCTACGCGATGGCGGAGAATGTCTTTGCCGTGACACAGACTCCAATGGGCGAAGAGCCACGGCAGACGCCGCGAAGTGGGCTGCGGCATGCGGCCAAGAGCTACCCGCCGCTGGCATTCGACATGCTCGACGAAACCTATGTGTCCAGCGGCGCCGTTTTGGAAAGCATGGAAGTGCGGATTCGCGGTGTGAACGGCGACGACTGCGCGGAACGCGAACCGGGCGAGATTCTAATCCGGAGCGAGGCGTTGTTTTCCGGCTATTGGGGGTCGCAGGGGTTCCTGACGTCGTCGATCTCGGCGGACGGCTGGTACTCCACGGGCGACTACGGATTTATGGAGGCCGGCCATCTTTACGTGATCGGGCGGCTGAAGGACATCGTGATCGTCGGCGGCCAGAACATCTTTCCGGAAGACGTGGAGGCTGTGGTCAACGCGTTGCCGGGCGTGTATCCGGGGCGAGTGGTGGCGTTTGGCGTGGTTGACGAAGTCAACGGAACGGAAGCGCTGGCGGTGGTGGCGGAGATGCGGGGCGAGTGGGGGGCAGCGGCGGCAAAGCGGATGGAGCGAGAGATGCAGCAGGGCATCATGGCCGCCATCGGAATCGCGCCGCGCTATACGGGAGCGGTGCCGGAGCGCTGGATTGTGAAGAGTACAGCCGGCAAGATTTCGCGACGCGACACACGCGAGCGTTTTCTGACCGAGAAGCTGCGCCGTCAGCCCCAATAG